From Penaeus monodon isolate SGIC_2016 chromosome 6, NSTDA_Pmon_1, whole genome shotgun sequence, the proteins below share one genomic window:
- the LOC119574420 gene encoding LOW QUALITY PROTEIN: tubulin alpha-1A chain-like (The sequence of the model RefSeq protein was modified relative to this genomic sequence to represent the inferred CDS: deleted 1 base in 1 codon): protein MRECISVHIGQAGVQIGNACWELYCLEHGIQPDGTMPSDKTIGGGDDSFNTFFSETGAGKHVPRAVFVDLEPTVVDEVRTGTYRQLFHPEQLITGKEDAANNYARGHYTIGKEIVDLVLDRIRKLADQCTGLQGFLIFHSFGGGTGSGFTSLLMERLSVDYGKKSKLEFSIYPAPQVSTAVVEPYNSILTTHTTLEHSDCAFMVDNEAIYDICRRNLDIERPTYTNLNRLIGQIVSSITASLRFDGALNVDLTEFQTNLVPYPRIHFPLATYAPVISAEKAYHEQLSVAEITNACFEPANQMVKCDPRHGKYMACCMLYRGDVVPKDVNAAIASIKTKRTIQFVDWCPTGFKVGINYQPPTVVPGADLAKVSRAVCMLSNTTAIAEAWARLDHKFDLMYAKRAFVHWYVGEGMEEGEFSEAREDLAALEKDYEEVGVDSTEAEDEEGGEEY from the exons ATG cGTGAGTGTATCAGCGTCCACATCGGTCAGGCCGGCGTGCAGATCGGCAATGCCTGCTGGGAACTGTACTGCCTCGAGCATGGCATCCAGCCCGACGGCACCATGCCCTCCGACAAGACCATCGGGGGCGGCGACGACTCCTTCAACACCTTCTTCAGCGAGACCGGCGCCGGCAAGCACGTCCCCAGGGCTGTGTTCGTTGATCTGGAACCCACTGTCGTCG ACGAAGTCCGCACAGGCACCTACCGCCAGCTGTTCCACCCCGAACAGCTGATCACCGGCAAGGAGGACGCGGCCAACAACTACGCTCGCGGACACTACACCATCGGCAAGGAGATCGTCGATCTCGTCCTCGACCGCATCCGCAAGTTGGCCGACCAGTGCACGGGGCTTCAGGGCTTCCTCATCTTCCACTCGTTCGGCGGAGGAACCGGCTCAGGCTTCACGTCGCTGCTCATGGAGAGGCTGTCGGTGGACTACGGCAAGAAGAGCAAGCTGGAGTTCTCCATCTACCCGGCGCCGCAG GTCTCAACAGCAGTCGTCGAGCCCTACAACTCCATCCTAACGACCCACACGACCCTGGAACACTCCGACTGCGCCTTCATGGTCGACAACGAAGCCATCTACGACATCTGCAGGAGGAACTTGGACATCGAGCGCCCCACCTACACCAACCTCAACCGCCTCATTGGCCAGATCGTGTCTTCGATCACGGCTTCCCTCAG GTTCGACGGCGCTTTGAATGTGGATCTGACGGAGTTCCAGACCAACCTCGTGCCGTACCCGCGTATCCACTTCCCGCTCGCTACGTACGCACCCGTCATATCCGCAGAGAAGGCTTACCACGAGCAGCTGTCCGTTGCCGAGATCACGAACGCCTGTTTCGAACCCGCGAACCAG ATGGTAAAATGCGACCCACGTCACGGAAAGTACATGGCCTGTTGCATGTTGTATCGCGGCGATGTTGTGCCCAAGGATGTCAACGCAGCCATTGCTTCTATCAAGACCAAGAGGACAATTCAGTTTGTGGATTGGTGTCCTACGGGATTCAAG GTGGGCATCAACTACCAGCCGCCCACCGTGGTCCCGGGCGCCGACCTGGCCAAGGTGTCCCGCGCCGTCTGCATGCTGTCCAACACCACCGCCATCGCCGAGGCCTGGGCGCGCCTCGACCACAAGTTCGACCTGATGTACGCCAAGCGCGCC TTCGTGCACTGGTACGTGGGCGAGGGCATGGAGGAGGGCGAGTTCTCCGAGGCCCGGGAGGATTTGGCCGCCCTTGagaaggactacgaggaggtcggAGTGGATTCGACCGAGGCtgaggacgaggaaggaggcgaaGAGTACTAG